The proteins below are encoded in one region of Callospermophilus lateralis isolate mCalLat2 chromosome 9, mCalLat2.hap1, whole genome shotgun sequence:
- the LOC143406899 gene encoding ribose-phosphate pyrophosphokinase 1, giving the protein MPNIKIFSGSSHQDLSQKIADRLGLELGKVVTKKFSNQETGVEIGESVRGEDVYIVQSGCGEINDNLTELLIMINACKIASASRVTAVIPCFPYARQDKKDKSQASISAKLVANMLSVAGADHIITMDLHASQIQGFFDIPVDNLYAEPAVLKWIRENISEWRNCTIVSPDAGGAKRVTSIADRLNVDFALIHKERKKANEVDRMVLVGDVKDRVAILVDDMADTCGTICHAADKLLSAGATRVYAILTHGIFSGPAISRINNACFEAVVVTNTIPQEDKMKHCSKIQVIDISMILAEAIRRTHNGESVSYLFSHVPL; this is encoded by the coding sequence ATGCCGAATATCAAAATCTTCAGCGGCAGCTCTCATCAGGATTTATCCCAGAAAATTGCTGACCGCCTGGGCCTGGAGCTAGGCAAGGTGGTGACTAAGAAATTCAGCAACCAGGAGACCGGTGTAGAAATTGGTGAAAGTGTACGTGGAGAAGATGTCTACATCGTTCAAAGTGGTTGTGGTGAAATCAACGACAATCTAACGGAGCTTTTGATCATGATTAATGCCTGCAAGATTGCTTCAGCCAGCCGGGTTACTGCAGTCATCCCATGTTTCCCTTATGCCCGGCAGGATAAGAAGGATAAGAGCCAGGCATCAATCTCAGCTAAGCTTGTTGCAAATATGCTGTCTGTAGCTGGTGCAGATCATATTATCACCATGGATCTACATGCTTCTCAAATTCAGGGCTTTTTTGATATCCCAGTGGACAATTTGTATGCAGAGCCAGCTGTCCTGAAGTGGATTAGGGAGAATATCTCTGAGTGGAGGAACTGCACTATTGTGTCACCTGATGCTGGTggagccaagagagtgacctccatTGCAGACCGGTTGAACGTGGACTTTGCCTTGATTCACAAAGAACGGAAGAAGGCCAATGAAGTGGACCGCATGGTGCTAGTGGGAGATGTGAAGGATCGAGTCGCTATCCTTGTGGATGACATGGCTGACACATGTGGCACAATTTGTCATGCCGCTGACAAACTTCTCTCAGCTGGAGCGACCAGAGTTTATGCTATCTTGACTCATGGAATCTTTTCTGGCCCAGCCATTTCTCGAATCAATAATGCATGTTTTGAAGCAGTAGTGGTCACCAATACCATACCTCAGGAGGACAAGATGAAGCATTGCTCTAAAATACAGGTGATTGACATCtctatgatccttgcagaagccaTCAGGAGAACTCATAATGGGGAATCTGTTTCCTACCTATTCAGTCATGTTCCTTTATAA